GCCATATCAAAATGCCACCTCTTTTATGTTTAAACCCATGTGTAAGTCAATGAACTTTAATTATTATTTGCAATCATTTTAGATTTAATATCTCTGAGTATCTTTTTCTCGATTCTAGAAACCTGCACCTGGGATATCCCAAGCAGTTTTGCTATCTGAACCTGTGTTTTTTCCTTGAAATATCTTAATATTATTATCTGTCTCTCTCTAGTATCCAGTGTATCCAGAATTTGCCGTATGGCGATTTTATCAATAAGATCCACTTCACAGCTGTTATTGTTTGCAGCATCTATCCTATCTATAAGCAGTATTGGCGAATTTTCTCCATCACCTATAGTGCTGTACAGAGATTCGGGGGTACATCCCGCTTCAATTGCCATGACAAGCTCTTCAGGTGAAATATTCATATGTTGGGCAATTTCATTAATTGTAGGCTCCCTCCCAAGCTCTTTGCTCATAATTTCTTTGGTTATACGCGCTTTTGAGGAAACTTCCTTTAGAGATCTGCTTACTTTTATTATTCCGTCATCTCTGATAAATCTTTTTATTTCACCGATTATCATAGGAACAGCATATGTAGAAAATTTGACATCATAGGATGTATCAAACTTGTTTATTGCCTTGATTAATCCAATGCTTCCTATTTGAAATAAATCATCAACTTCATATCCTCTGTTCTGAAATCTCTTTACAATACTCCATACAAGGCCTACGTTCTTTTCAACCAGAACGGATTGGGCTTGTTTGTCGCCAGCCTTGGCCTTTATTATAAGAGTAAAAACAGCATCATCTGATGTTTCCTTCATATTTTCTGCCTAAACCTTTCTGTCACATATTTTGCCTGTCGCAGGCCGTATCTTATTATTTTGGGAATAAATCTTTATATAGTCTAATTATTAACCGTGATATACATTTTTATACATTATTTATAATTATTTACATGGGTAGGGTGAAAATCTCCTTACCCCAGATTTCTATTCCAAAAAATATTAATTAAGATTTTAATTTTTTAAACATTGTGACAGTTGTACCCATATTGGGTTCAGAAACTATTTCGACGCTATCCATAAAACTCTCCATAACGGTAAAACCCATTCCAGAACGCTCCATGTCCGGCTTTGAAGTGTAAAGAGGCTGCCGTGCCAGTTCAATATCCTCTATTCCTTTTCCTTTATCGGATATTATTATTTGAATACCTTCGTCATATAGCCTGCAAATCATTTCTACCTTTCCCGCTGTATCCTCATAGCCATGTATTATGGCATTTGTTACAGCCTCGGAAACAGCCGTTTTTATATCCGCCAATTCCTCTACAGTAGGATCAAGCTGGGACGCAAATGCCGCAGCAACGACTCTTCCAAAAGATTCATTATTGGATTTACTCATAAATTCAAGCTTCATCTCATTAACCAGTTGCATTTTTCTTCCTCACTCTCTTTAACATGATATTACAAAATTAACCGCACATGCTTGAAATAGCTGTATCCAAACTGTTGTACACAGGAATAATCTTTAATATGCCTGACATCTCAAATATTTGCAATATTTTGGGATTTGCATTTATTATAGCCGCCTTACCGTTCAATTTGCATACATTCTTGTACCGTCCTACAACTACGCCAATACCCGAGCTGTCCATAAAGTTTACATTGGTAAAATCAAATACAATATTTTTGACAGTTGCTTTGGTAATCTCACTATCTATTTTTTGTCTGAGATACTGTGCCGAATGATGGTCCATATCTGCCATTATTCTAACAACAAGGGTTGTCCCTTTTCTTGAAAGTTTAACATCCAATCCTGTTTCCTCCTGTTTATTTATATTCACAGTATCAGATTCTATATTTCCCCAATTTTACCTTTGATTATTTTTCCTAATTCGTTCAGCTATTTCATCTAGTTTCCTCAATCTGTGGTTAACTCCCGATTTACCCAGTTTAGGATGAAGCATTTCTCCAAGCTCTTTAAGGCTTGCATCCCTGAATTGCACTCTTACGTCGGCTATTTCCACAAGGTTCTCAGGTAGCTTGTCTATACCTATGGTAGATTCAATATACTTAATGTTTTCAATTTGCCTAATGGAAGCATTTACGGTTTTCTCAAGATTCGCAGTTTCACAGTTTACAATTCTGTTGACATTGTTTCTCATATCCTTTAGAATCCTTACGTTTTCAAGCTCCATAAGTGCCCCGTGTGCACCAATGATATTAAGAAAATCAACAATCTGCTCTCCTTCTTTTATATAAGCCACATAGCTGCCCTTCCTTTTGATTATCTTTGTGTTTATGTTATAGTCATCCAGTAAATCCTTTATCATTTCCGCAGACATAATATTGTGAGTTGAAATTTCCAGATGATATGTTTTTTCAGGATCACTTATTGAACCTCCTGAAAGAAACGCCGCTCTCAAGAAGCTTTTCCGGCAGCAAACCTTTTCAAGTGTACTTGCAGCAGGAATGTATTCATCCTCCGTAAAAGCACTTATCCCAAAGTCATATAGTATCTTGTTAATCATCTGGTTTGGTACCAATGTAAGGGAATAGGAAACATGCTTTTTAAGCTTGCTGCTTCTTCTGATGGAAACCTCTGGGCAAATACCGTAAATTCTCCTGAAAATTGAATATATTCTTCTTGCAAAAGCGGCGTTTTCAGTAACCACTTTTGTATTTCTCAATATTTTTTCATTGGAAAAAAGGTTACCTATTAGAATAACCCCCAAAATTTCAGATTTCATGCAACATTCGTCATGAAGCTCAATCCGGCAAAGCTCATCTTTTACTATAGTTGAAAAAGACACTTAACAACACTCCCGCTATGCTAATAATTTATTCTTTGTCCAAGCTGGTCAATACCTATGTCTTCCACAGCCGCCCTCAGTATCTCGGATACACTCCAAGCCTGTGCAAAGCACCCTCTTGGATAGTGCGGATTGTCCCCGTCAAATATTTCCGAAATACTACCCATTCCGCCGTTTTTAACATGGTCTGTAAACGGTTTTATAAATTCCAATGCATTACGTCTTGCCTGCTCGGTTCCTCCGTTTACAAGGATGTATGCCCTTATAAACCTTCCAAGAGGCCATGTCCATACGGTACCCTGATGGTATGCACCGTCCCTTTCAAGAGGATTTCCGCAATAAATACCCTTATATTCCTTGTTTGCACTTGATAGCGACCTGAGACCATAGGGTGTGTAAAGCTCTTCCCACACCTTGTTTAGGATTTTTTTAGCTTTACATCCGTCAATAACGGGAAATGAAAGTCCGATAGCCAGAATCTGGTTCGGCCGAATATCTGCATCTTTTCCATTTGAATTAATTACATCGTATAGACATTGATCCTTTTCATTCCAGAATTCTTTTATAAAGGATTCTTTTGTTTTGGCAGCCAAAGCCGAATAGATGTCCAAATCACCAAATCTTTCAGCCAGTCCTGACATTATGATTAAAGCGTTATACCATAATGCATTTATTTCTACGGCTTTACCATGGCGTGGTGTGACTATCCAATCTCCTACCTTGGCATCCATCCATGTGAGCTGTGTATTTTCATTCCCTGCCGTCACAAGGCCGTCCTCGGTCATTTTAATGTCATATATAGTACCTTTTATAAAGTAGTTACAAATATCCTTTAGACAGCTATATATATTCTCCTTTATAAAAGTATAGTCTTCTGTGTAGGAAAGATAGCTATAGACAGCCTCAAAATACCACAAAGCAGCATCTACACTGTTATAGGCCGGTTCTTCCCCGTCATCCGGAAACATATTTGGTATAAGTCCATGGTTAACATATTTTGAAAACGTCAATAAAATATCCTTTGCATCCCCATATCTGCCTGTTGCCAGTGTAAGGCCGCTAAAGGCGATCATGGTATCACGGCCCCAGTCGGTAAACCACGGATATCCTGCTATGACAGTCTTAGAGTTGGTTGATTTTCTGTATACAATAAAATTATCCGCGGCAAGTACCAGACTTCTGCAAAGCTCGTTTTGTAGGCCTGCCCTGTTCAGAAGCTCTTTTAATCTTTCTTCTTCCGACTGAATAACCCGTAATACATTGAGGCTGTCAAGATCATATGTTTCAGTTGTTGCAATAAACGAAACTTTTTTTGTTTCCCAGGGTTTTATTTTTATGCTGAAGCAGCCGGGTATAAAATGATCTTCAGTTGAGTCCAAGCCGCGTTCTCTCTCAACCTCATAAAACATGTCATAAAAATAGCAGTCATTATAGCTTTTAAATTCCCCGCCATCCACCAGCAATCTGATTTCTGACTCCCCGTTTCCCGATATACAAATTGCTTTTGAATCATGTCTTACGCTGAATTTTAAATTATTACTTCTGCTGATATAATGATGATCTCTATTATTTACAAGAGGAGTCAGCCTTAAGACCGCGTCCTTATTCCCGTTACGGATTTCATACTGTACAATAACCGTATTATCGCCCTGCTTCATTGATATTTTCTTTTTTATAAAAACGTCCTTGTAAGAATATACAAATTCAGGAAGATAGTTGTATTCCACCCTTTGTAGATGGGTAAACCCGCTATTTACATATCCTCCGGCGGTCTTAAAGGAGCTTAGCGAAACCGTACTGCCATCTTCAAAATCCATATCTTCAAGAACATTTGCCAGAAAAAGCTGCCTTTTGGTTGGAGGGACTGATGCAGAAATCAATAAGCCGTGATATCTTCTGTTGTTAGAACATATAAGAGACAGTGATGCATACCCGCCTATGCCGTTTGTGACTAACCATTCTCTTTGACAGCCTTGTTGGTAGCTATGCCAACAGCTTGTTCCAAAGTCCATCTTATCAGCCTCCGATTTTATTGATTTTATTTTGTGCATAATAATAGTCCAGTATTCTGTCCCCGTCGTTTGCCAGAACAAGTTCGGTTACCAGTTCCATTATTTTTTTTGCCAACCTTTTTGAATTATGCCTTACATAACCATTATTGATGCTTTTAAAATCTCCGGTAATTATCTCAATTCCCATTTTCTTGACGATGTCAAAGTCAACCTTGACAAGCTCCGCACCGTCTTTGCGGTATCTTTCCTTCATATCCTCCGGAATTATTGATGTGTTTACAATACAATAGTCAATCAAACCCCTGTGAGAATGCTTTTCTATTGCCTTTATATGGTCGCTGAGGCTATATCCTTCTGTTTCTCCGGGCTGTGTCATTACATTACATACGTACACTATAACAGCTCTTGTTTTGCCCAAAGCATCACATACCCCATCAACTAAAAGATTAGGTATTATACTTGTATAAAGACTCCCGGGTCCCAGTACAACAATATCTGCTTCCATTATGGCTTCTATTGCCTCATTTAAAGGTTTGACCTTTGTCTGATTCAGAAAAACTCTGTTTATTCGTGATTTGTCGTTTTTACATCTGTGACCTATGTTAAATTCGCCAAGAATTGTATTTCCATTGTCTGTTTCTGCACAAAGCCTTACATCTTCAAGTGTAATAGGCAATACCGTGCCTGTTACCGCCAGAACATCGCTCATTTTTTTTACAGCCTCCTCAAAGCTGTCTGAAATTCCATCCATAGCAGCAAGAAACAGGTTTCCAAAGCTTTGTCCTTTAAGCATTCCATCCTGGAATCTGTATTGAAGCAGCTTTTGCATTATGGGCTC
This genomic stretch from Ruminiclostridium cellulolyticum H10 harbors:
- a CDS encoding amylo-alpha-1,6-glucosidase, whose protein sequence is MDFGTSCWHSYQQGCQREWLVTNGIGGYASLSLICSNNRRYHGLLISASVPPTKRQLFLANVLEDMDFEDGSTVSLSSFKTAGGYVNSGFTHLQRVEYNYLPEFVYSYKDVFIKKKISMKQGDNTVIVQYEIRNGNKDAVLRLTPLVNNRDHHYISRSNNLKFSVRHDSKAICISGNGESEIRLLVDGGEFKSYNDCYFYDMFYEVERERGLDSTEDHFIPGCFSIKIKPWETKKVSFIATTETYDLDSLNVLRVIQSEEERLKELLNRAGLQNELCRSLVLAADNFIVYRKSTNSKTVIAGYPWFTDWGRDTMIAFSGLTLATGRYGDAKDILLTFSKYVNHGLIPNMFPDDGEEPAYNSVDAALWYFEAVYSYLSYTEDYTFIKENIYSCLKDICNYFIKGTIYDIKMTEDGLVTAGNENTQLTWMDAKVGDWIVTPRHGKAVEINALWYNALIIMSGLAERFGDLDIYSALAAKTKESFIKEFWNEKDQCLYDVINSNGKDADIRPNQILAIGLSFPVIDGCKAKKILNKVWEELYTPYGLRSLSSANKEYKGIYCGNPLERDGAYHQGTVWTWPLGRFIRAYILVNGGTEQARRNALEFIKPFTDHVKNGGMGSISEIFDGDNPHYPRGCFAQAWSVSEILRAAVEDIGIDQLGQRINY
- the whiA gene encoding DNA-binding protein WhiA, producing the protein MSFSTIVKDELCRIELHDECCMKSEILGVILIGNLFSNEKILRNTKVVTENAAFARRIYSIFRRIYGICPEVSIRRSSKLKKHVSYSLTLVPNQMINKILYDFGISAFTEDEYIPAASTLEKVCCRKSFLRAAFLSGGSISDPEKTYHLEISTHNIMSAEMIKDLLDDYNINTKIIKRKGSYVAYIKEGEQIVDFLNIIGAHGALMELENVRILKDMRNNVNRIVNCETANLEKTVNASIRQIENIKYIESTIGIDKLPENLVEIADVRVQFRDASLKELGEMLHPKLGKSGVNHRLRKLDEIAERIRKNNQR
- the spoIIAA gene encoding anti-sigma F factor antagonist, which encodes MDVKLSRKGTTLVVRIMADMDHHSAQYLRQKIDSEITKATVKNIVFDFTNVNFMDSSGIGVVVGRYKNVCKLNGKAAIINANPKILQIFEMSGILKIIPVYNSLDTAISSMCG
- a CDS encoding gluconeogenesis factor YvcK family protein produces the protein MSAFSWMKPGARIKRWIALLSAGIALICFSILFTIYNYNKGIPYIIAMSILAFLGLAGTFAAFRLLVRNFAGKLMNGQDLSSLLHEKKISVKGPKIVAIGGGTGLSTMLRGLKQYSSNLTALVTVADDGGGSGILREDLGMLPPGDIRNCILALANTEPIMQKLLQYRFQDGMLKGQSFGNLFLAAMDGISDSFEEAVKKMSDVLAVTGTVLPITLEDVRLCAETDNGNTILGEFNIGHRCKNDKSRINRVFLNQTKVKPLNEAIEAIMEADIVVLGPGSLYTSIIPNLLVDGVCDALGKTRAVIVYVCNVMTQPGETEGYSLSDHIKAIEKHSHRGLIDYCIVNTSIIPEDMKERYRKDGAELVKVDFDIVKKMGIEIITGDFKSINNGYVRHNSKRLAKKIMELVTELVLANDGDRILDYYYAQNKINKIGG
- the sigF gene encoding RNA polymerase sporulation sigma factor SigF; this translates as MKETSDDAVFTLIIKAKAGDKQAQSVLVEKNVGLVWSIVKRFQNRGYEVDDLFQIGSIGLIKAINKFDTSYDVKFSTYAVPMIIGEIKRFIRDDGIIKVSRSLKEVSSKARITKEIMSKELGREPTINEIAQHMNISPEELVMAIEAGCTPESLYSTIGDGENSPILLIDRIDAANNNSCEVDLIDKIAIRQILDTLDTRERQIIILRYFKEKTQVQIAKLLGISQVQVSRIEKKILRDIKSKMIANNN
- the spoIIAB gene encoding anti-sigma F factor codes for the protein MQLVNEMKLEFMSKSNNESFGRVVAAAFASQLDPTVEELADIKTAVSEAVTNAIIHGYEDTAGKVEMICRLYDEGIQIIISDKGKGIEDIELARQPLYTSKPDMERSGMGFTVMESFMDSVEIVSEPNMGTTVTMFKKLKS